CCGGCCAGGGTACCGGCTTGATAGACCGGGCCATTGGGCGCCAGGGTTTCCATGATCTTGCGACTGCCGCCAACGGCGCCTACCGGCAAGCCACCGCCGATGATCTTGCCGAGGGTGGTGATGTCCGGGCGAATACCGTACAGCTCCTGGGCGCCGCCAGGGGCGACGCGAAAGCCGGTCATCACCTCATCCAGTATCAGTAGACTGCCATGGGTATCGCAGAGACTGCGCAGGCCCTCCAGGAATCCCGGCAGCGGTGGAACACAGCCCATGTTACCGGCAATCGGCTCGACGATGATCGTTGCAATCTGATCTCCCTGCTCCCTCATCACCGCCGCGACAGCATCGAGATCGTTGTAGGGCAGGACCAGAGTCTCGCGGCTCAACTCTACCGGGACCCCGGCGCTGGAGGGTTGCCCCAGGGTGAGGGCGCCGGATCCCGCCTTCACCAGCAGACTGTCGCTGTGACCGTGGTAATTGCCCTCGAACTTGATGATGCGTTCCCGTCCGCTGTACCCGCGGGCCAGGCGAATGGCGGTCATCACCGCCTCGGTGCCACTGCAGGTCATGCGCAGCATCTCGATATTGGGCATCAGGGCGCAGACGGTTTCCGCCAGTTCCAGCTCGATCGCCGTAGGGGCCCCAAAACTCAGACCCTTTTGCATTTCCGCTGCCACCGCAGCAAGGATTTCCGGATGTGCATGACCATGGATCATCGGTCCCCAGGAACCGACATAATCGATGTAGCGATGTCCCTCGACATCCCAGAGGTAGGGCCCTTCGGCCCGAGCGATGAAGAGGGGATCGCCGCCCACGCCACGAAAGGCGCGCACAGGCGAATTGACACCACCGGGAATGCGGCGTTGCGAAGCAGAAAACAGCTCGGCGTTACTGGTCATGATGTCTCTCCTCGCGGTGCCAGAGAAAAGGGGCCTGCAAACACTGGACCGCAGCAGCAACGTCGGCTGCCCCAAAGAGGGCAGAGATGACGGCGGCGGCATCAGCACCGGCGGCAGCAACCTCTGCCATAGTATCCTGCGTGATGCCGCCAATGGCTACCAGGGGCAAGCCGAGTGGCCTCGCGGCCCGAAATAGAGAAAGATCAGCGTGGCGCGCCTTGGGCTTGGTCGGGGAAGGGTAGACTGCGCCGAAGGCGAGATAGTCGGCGCCGGTGGCAGCGAGCCGGCGGGCGCGCTCGAGATCGTTGTAACAAGACACGCCAATGAGCACCTTTGGCCCCAGAAAGGCGCGCAAGTCATCAATCCCCGGGTCCTCCTCCCCCACATGGATCGCGGTCGCCCCGACGCGGCGCGTGAGCCGGGGATCGTCGTTGATGACCAGCAGCGCATCATAGGCCCGACAGAGCGCCAGCAGGGCGGCGGCCTCCTGTATCCGCCGCGCATCCTCCAGTGTCTTGTCCCGATACTGCAGCAAACGCAGGCCGGCGCGCAGCGCGATCTCGGTCGTTTCCAATAGCGCCTCGCCCTGCAGACGGCCATCGGTAATGCCATAGAGGCCGCGTATCCGCTCCCGCGTCATGGTCGCGCTGCCCAGCGGTCGGGGAAGAATTGGCCGTGCCCTGCCCGATAGGCCTTCGCGACCGCCGCATGGGTAAAGGCAAGGCTGACGGCCACGGCGTCGGGCACCGACTGGCCGCACGCAAGACCCGCCGCGATCCCGGTAGAGAGGGTGCAACCTGTGCCATGATAGCTGCCCGGCAGTCGCGGCTGCGGGTAGCAGGCGGCGAGCTTGCCGCGCAGATACAGGCGATTGTCGAGCTGCGCGGCGGCGCCGTGGCCATCGCTGATCAGGAGCCAGTCGCCCGGCCAGTCGCGCGCGGCCCTGTCCGCCGTGTCCGCTCCTGTCAACTGCAGTGCCTCGGGAAGGTTGGGGGTGGCAATCCGCGCCAGGGGCAGGAGTTCTTCGCGCAGGAAGTCCCGCAAGGCAGCATCGGCGAGCTCCTGGCCGCCACCGGCACGCCAGATCGGATCGATCACCAGGGGCAGATCGCTCCGAACGAGAAGAACATCGCGCAGCATTTCCGCCATGGGTAGTGAGCCAATCAGGCCGATCTTGACCGCGGCAACGGAAAAATCTGCCAGCAGGGTCTCCACTTGGGCACGCGTGTCGCTGGCATCCAGGGTCTGCACCCGCAGCACCCCGCGCGAGTCCTGTACCGTCCAGGCGGTCAGGGCGGTACAGACATGCACGCCCATGGCGGCGCCCGTCAGTAGGTCTGCCTGCAGCCCCGCCCCCGAACTCGGGTCAGCGCCAGCAATACTGAGGACTACGGGACGAGAGAGAGGGGCTGGACAGGGCATGGGTCTCGGCAAGATATTTGCTTGCTATCTTCGGCGAAAAGCAAAAACGGGAGGGTTTCACTATGCGGCAATTGCCGGAACTGAGTATAGCAGAAAAACTGGTCCATACCGGCTTCATTTTCCTGGTCGGTTTGGGACTACTGGTGGCGGAGGCATACGTCTATGTCACCGTGGGTGGCAAGCAGGGGCTGACCGTACAGGCGGTAACGCAACACTATTACGGCAATCGAAGCTCTTCTACCATACAGTCGGTTTTACCGCGGATGATGAGCTTTGCCGGGATGCCGGCCAGCGAACAGCCAAAGATGACCGAGGCAGTCAATCACTGGATTGCCCATGGGGAGAGCCAGCAGGAGTACGAAAGCAGCATAAAACCGCTGATCGCCGGCAACTGCCTGAAATGCCACAGCGTTGCCATGAGCAAGGTGCTGCACAATCCGCCTCTGGCGACCTATGACGACGTGAAGAAAGTGGCACAGGTCGATACAGGCATGAGCATCAATACCATGCTGCTCAATGGCATGATCCACCTCACCATGCTCGGGGTGATCTTCTGGATTGCCGGCTGGATCTTCAGCAAGGCCCGTTTTCCGGCAGCACCGAAGTATGTGCTGATCATCCTGCCTTTCATTGCCATGACGGTCGATTTCGCCGGCTGGTTTCTCACCCATCAGAATCCCGCCTTCGTCTGGCTGGTATTGATTGGTGGTGCGCTCTCCTGCCCGATCGCGCTGCTGGAGATGTTTCTGAGCCTGATCCAACTCTGGTTGCTCAAGCCCAGACTTGCCGCCTGACGCGCGACGTATCCGTCTTGCCACGCCCTCCTCGCTGAGGGCGTTTTCTTGTGGATAACTTTGTGGACAAAATCTGTATGACAAGGCTGTCAATGATGGTTTTTTGACCGAACCTTTCAGGATTACGGATTATTTCATAAACTGAACTATATAAAACAATAAGATATGAAACATCTCGCAGAACTGTCTCAAAGAACGTCATGCAAGCCAGTCATTCTTTCTTTGTGGAAAACGAATCCGAGCGGCGTGGCTTGGATGCCAGGCGCTGCGGCCACAGCCGCTCGTAAAGGAAGCTCGGCATGATCCGTAACGCCAGACTCAGGCAAGCCATCTGCCAAGGCATCACGACCAAACGCCGGCGCCGGTCGATGCTGCGCCGCATCTTTCGTGCAGCGCGTTGAACATCCATGAGCCAGGGCATGGGATAGGGATTGTCGGCGGTCATTGGGGTGTCAATGAAGCCCGGCGCAATGCAAGTGACCGAAATCCGCCGCGCGCGCAAATCCAGGCGCAGGCTCTCCAGATAGACCGCCACTGCGGCCTTGGACGCCGCATAGGCCGCCGCCCCGGGCAGACCGCGAAACCCTGCCACGCTGCCGATACCCACGACCTGCGCCTGCGCGGGCAGATACGGCAAAAAAGCGGCGATACTGTAGTGCATCCCGAGGAGGTTGGTGCCAATGACATCGGCAAATATGGCGCAATCTTCCGCCAGCTCACACGAGCTCCCCACACTGATGCCGGCATTGGCGATCAGCAGCGCGATGGGTCCGTGCCGTTTGGCAAAATCCGCGGCAATTCGCGCCAGGGCCTCAGGGTCGCGCACGTCGACCGTCGCCAGCTCCACATCAGCCCCCTGCTGGCGCAACTCGGACGCCACCTGCGCCAGCGATGCCTGGCGTCGCCCCAGAAGCAGAAACGACTGACCTGGCCGCGCGTAGCAGCGCGCCAGCGCGGCGCCGATACCGCTACCGGCGCCGGTGATGACAATGGCGCCTGCGGGTCGCCGGGACGCAGAAAAAGGGTTCATGAAACAATCTCCTAAGCGCTGTCTCCCGGCGCTTCACTGGCAGCCAAGAGGGCCATGACGTATACTCCGGCGCATGCAATGGCGGCTAGCCTAGCGCGCCGAACACTGCATGAAAATGGATTCTGTACCTGCGACAAGGACCCCATGAGTAAGGAAACCGCAAGCCAGGATGGTGTAGCACTATGGAGCGCCCTCAGCGTCCGCATGGAAATGTTGCTGTCCCCCCAGCAGTACAACACTTGGCTGCGGCCTTTGCAGGCCGAATTGCACGCCGAAGAACTGTTGCTTCTGGCGCCCAACAGCTTTGTCCGTGATCGCGTGCAGAATCATTACCGCGAACTGCTGGAAAAAGAGCTGAATGAAATCCTCCCAGGTCTGTGCCTGCGCGTCGCCCTGCATCAGTCGCCTGCGCCCATAAGCGAAGAAAAGCCGGCATCCGCGCCGGAGCGTCGCGCACACGGTCATCATCTCAACAGCGGTTTCACCTTTCAGGCCTACGTCGAAGGGAAATCGAACCAGCTCGCGGTGGCGGCAGCGCGCCAGGTGGCTGAACATCCGGGAAAATCCTACAATCCGCTGTACATCTATGGTGGTGTCGGTCTTGGCAAAACCCACCTGATGCATGCCGTCGGCAACGAGATCCTGCGCAACAATCCGCAAGCCAAGATCCTCTATATCAGCTCTGAAGGCTTCATCATGGACATGGTGCGCGCCCTGCAGCACAACAGCACCGCCGAATTCAAGCAGCGCTACCGCAAGCTCGACGCCCTGCTCATTGACGACATCCAGTTCTTCGCCAACAAGGACCGTACCCAGGAAGAATTCTTCCACACCTTCAATGCCCTCTTCGACAGTGGCCACCAGATCATCATCACCTGCGATCGCTATCCCAAAGAAGTCGAGGGTCTGGAAGAGCGTCTGCAATCACGCTTCGGTTGGGGCTTGACGGTGGCTATCGAACCCCACGATCTGGAAACCCGCATGGCCATCGTCTTGTGCAAGGCCGAGGAGGCCGGAATCGAATTGCCCCAGGAAGTTGCCTTTTTCATTGCCGAGAAGATTCGCTCGCATGTACGCGAGCTGGAGGGTGCGCTGCGCCGCGTCATCGCTCACGTCAATTTCACCCGCAAGCCCTACAGTGTGGAGACGGCCAAGGCGGCGCTGCGCGATCTCATCGACGTGCAAAAGCGCATGATCAGCCTCGACAACATCCAGAAGGTGGTCGCCGACTATTTTCACATTCGCGGCTCGGAGATGCAGTCGAAACGGCGCAGTCGCAATATCGCCCGCCCACGACAGATGGCCATGGCCCTGACCAAGGAACTCACCTCGCACAGCCTGCCGGAGATCGGCGAGGCCTTCGGTGGCCGCGACCACACCACGGTACTGCATGCCTGTCGGCAGATCGAAAAATTGCGCCAGAGCGACCCCCAGGTCGCCGAGGATTACAACAACATCCTGCGGGTACTGGGCGGATGAGAATCCGGAACAAGCTGTGGGTAACCCCCGGAACAAGACCGGTACTGGCCTGGGGACGGAATCCACGGGTAAAATCACCCCCGAACATACCGACTTGTCCACAGGCTGTCAGCCTGGCTTGCCATCCTGCAGGTAGTATACCGATCAAAGGGATAAAGCGGTTATCCACAGATAAGTTTGTCATTAATAATCACTATAAGAAAAAGAAAGAAAATTTATTATTATTCTCTTGGGAGAAGACCCGATGAAGCTTCGTGTGCAGAAAGACGAGATCCTGCCCCTCCTCGCGGCTACGGCCAACATTGCCAATCGCCGGCCGGTTCAGCCGATCCTGTCGCATCTGTTGCTGCGGAGCACGGAAAGAGGACTGCAGCTGATTGCCAGCGACGGGGAAATCCAGCTTCGGACAGAACTGGAACTGAAGGTGGAAGAAGGCGGGCAAACCGCAATTCCCGCCCGCAAATTGTATGATATCTGTCGTACCCTGGTGGATGGCAGTGAGATTTTCCTGCACAAAGACGGAGAACGCCTGACCCTGCGTTCCGGTTCCGCCCGTTTCACCCTGCCTACCCTGCCTGCGCAGGACTTCCCCATCATGGAAGAGCGCGCGGCGCGTATCTCCGGTAACTGCGATGGCGAAGATTTCCAACAAGCCCTGGCGGCAGCCGCCACAGCCATGGCACATAACGATACTCGCTACTTTCTCAACGGTGTTTTTGTTGAAATTGGCGAGCAGAAGATGCGCCTTGTTGCCACCGACGGACACCGCTTGGCGCGAGTGGAAATTCCCTTTGCCCACAGCTCCGATGCCGCGCCTTACCAAGGCATCCTGCCGCGCAAAACGGTGCTGGAACTGTTACGGATCGTCGGTAGTGGCGATGTTGCCTGGAGCTTTGATGAACAAGGTTGCCGCATGCAGCAGGAGGCACAGGAGTTCGCCAGCCGCCTGGTGGATGCCAACTATCCGGACTACCGTCGGGTCATCCCGGTTGGCCAATTCACTCAGTGCATCATCGACCGGCCAACGCTGAAAACCGCCCTGCAGCAGATCGACGTCATCGCCAGCGACAAGAACCCGGTCTGCACCTTGCAATTTCAACCCGAAAATCTTGTGCTACGCAGTCGCAATGAAGAGCAGGAGGAAGGAGAAATCAGTGTCCCGGCAGTGCTGCATGGCGAAGCCACGGAGATCGCCTTCAACACCCGCTACCTGCTGGATGCACAGAACATCTTTGCCAGCGACGAATTGCTGATCCAGGTTCGAGACAGTAGCAGCAGCGCATTGATCCGCTCTCAGGAAAGCGATAATCCCCTGTATATCGTCATGCCCATCCGCTTGTAATGCCCATCGTGGAGCTGCAGATCGAAAATTTACGCAGCATCTGCCATCTCTCGCTGCGGCCTCAGCCCGGCTGGAACTGGCTGATCGGCGCCAATGGCGTTGGGAAGAGCACGGTACTGGAAGCCCTGCATTTGCTCGCCACTGGTCAAAGCTGGCGCCGCGGACAGCGGCAGTTGATTCGTGATGGAGCGGCGCATTATCGCCTAGGTGCTCGCCTGAGTGACAGCCTCGCAGCGTTTATCGGGATGCGTTGGCAGGGGGAGGAACGGGAAATCGCCCGCGACGGTGAACGCATTCGCAGTGCCTGGGAATTGCTCGACGCCCTGCCGCTGCAGGCATGGCACGAAGGTAATGCGCACTTTGTCTCCGGTACTGCCGAAGAGCGTCGTCGCATCCTCGACTGGGGTCTGTACTATGCCGATCGCCGCTACGGCGTGTCTCTACGCGAGTATCGCCAAGCGTTGCGCCAGCGTAATGCGGCCTTGCGTCAGGGGCTTCCCCCAGAGGCATGGAATACGGCCCTGATTCGCCTCGGCAACCACATTCAGGAGCAACGTAGCAGCCACATTGCGGCTTTGCAGGCCCAATTCCAGCGCATCTGGGCCGCCAGCCCACAAGCAGATCAGCCAGTGGATTTCGTGCTGCATCCCGGATGGACTGGCGACCTCGCCGAGGCTCTGGAACGGGATCGTAGTATCGATCAGCAGTTCGCCTATACCCATAGTGGAGCGCATCGCGCCCGCCTGCAATTTCGTGTCCAGCGCCAGGTGGCGGCGGAGCAATTGTCGCGGGGTCAGTTGCGTCTGCTGGGGATTGCCTTTCGGTTGGCCCAGATTGCCGTGCAACGCGACGCCGGCGCCGCCCTGCCGGTGATTCTCATCGATGATTTTGCCGCAGAACTCGATTCCTGCGCGCGCCGCTGGTGGATGCAGGAACTCCAGGCGCTGCAGACGCAAATTTTCGCTGCCGGCACCGAGTCACCCGCCGAGCCCGGCGGCACCATTTTTCACCTGCACGCAGGTCGATTGATCGAGGAAATGCAATGACGAAAAACTACGATTCTTCCAGCATTCAGGTTCTGCGCGGGCTGGAGGCCGTGCGCAAGCGTCCGGGCATGTACATCGGTGATACCGACGATGGTAGCGGTCTGCATCACATGGTGTTTGAAGTCGTCGACAATGCCATCGATGAATCCCTGGCAGGCTATTGTGACCAGATCGTCGTCACCATCCACGAGGATGAGTCGCTGAGTGTGACCGACAACGGGCGCGGCATCCCCGTAGACATCCACGCCGAGGAAGGGCGCTCGGCCGCAGAGGTGATCATGACGGTACTGCATGCCGGCGGAAAATTCGACGACAATGCCTACAAGGTTTCCGGTGGTCTGCATGGCGTCGGTGTGTCGGTGGTCAATGCCCTGTCGAGCTGGTTGCGTCTGCGCATTCAGCGTGATGGTCATGTCTGGACCCAGGAATACCGCGATGGCGAGCCTCTGGCGCCGCTGGCGCAGGGAGAGGCTTCGCGCAAACATGGCACCGAGATCCGTTTCCTGCCTTCGCCGGAGATCTTTGCGCAAACCCGTTTTCACTTCGATATCCTCGCCAAGCGCCTGCGCGAACTGGCCTTTCTGAACTCCGGAGTGCGCATCCGTCTGGTCGACGAGCGCGGCGAAGGGCGCGAAGAAAATTTTCATTACGAGGGGGGCATCCGCGCCTTTGTCGAACATCTCAATCGCAACCGTACTGCCATCCATCCCTCCATCATCACCCTGAGCGGAGAGCGCGATGGGGTCACCGTCGAAGCGGCGCTGCAATGGAGCGACAGTTACAGCGAGACGGTGCTCTGCTTTACCAATAACATCCCGCAGGCGGATGGCGGCACCCATCTCGCCGGCCTGCGCGGTGCCCTGACCCGCACCTTGAACCAGTACATGGAGCGCGAAGGACTGCTGGCCAAGGCAAAGATTGCCGCCAGCGGGGACGACGCCCGCGAGGGTCTGACGGCGGTGCTTTCGGTCAAAGTGCCGGATCCCAAGTTTTCCTCGCAGACCAAGGACAAGCTGGTTTCCAGCGAGGTCAAACCGATTGTCGAGTCGTCGATGACCGAGGCGTTGACCATCTTCCTCGATGAGCACCCCAAGGAGGCCCAGGCCATCGCCGCCAAGATCATCGAAGCGGCGCGGGCGCGGGAAGCGGCGCGCAAGGCACGGGAACTGACCCGCCGTAAAGGCGCGTTGGATGTCGCCAATCTGCCGGGCAAACTGGCCGACTGTCAGGAAAAGGATCCAGCCAAGTGCGAGATCTATCTGGTCGAGGGTGACTCCGCTGGTGGCTCGGCCAAGCAAGGTCGTGACCGTCGTCACCAGGCCATCCTGCCCCTCAAGGGCAAGATCCTCAACGTCGAAAGGGCGCGCTTCGATCGCATGCTCTCCTCGGATGAGATCGGTACCCTGATCACCGCCCTCGGTACCGGTATCGGCAAGGAAGATTTCGACGTTGCCAAACTGCGCTATCACCGGGTCATCATCATGACTGACGCCGACGTCGATGGCAGTCACATTCGCACCCTGCTGCTCACCTTCTTTTACCGGCAAATGGCAGAGCTGGTGGAGCGCGGCCATGTCTACATTGCCCAGCCACCGCTGTACAAGGTGAAAAAGGGCCGTGACGAACGCTATATCAAGGACGATGCCGAGCTGGCCAGCTATCTGCGGGAACTGGCCATGCAGGGTGCGACCTTCCATGCCGAGGCGGGGCGCAGCGTCACGGAAGAGACCCTCGCTGCCATGATGCGCCAGTATCAGACGATCGATGCCCTGGTGACCCGACTGGAGCGTCGCTACCCGCAAGCGCTGCTTTGGGCGATGGCCAGTGTGCCTGCACCACTGGAGGACGCCAGCGACGCGCAGTGGGCAGCCTATGCCCAAGCCCTGGCAATGGAGATGGGAGAAACCGCCCTGGCGGGGGAAAACTGGCAGATCGAATGGCTGGGTAGCGCCGAGGAACCGCGCTTGCTGGTCAGTCGCAAGCTGCATGGCAGCCGTGAACAGCGCTATCTGGATCCGCAATTTTTTGCGAGCCACGATTTTCGGCAACTGCGCAAATATGCCATTGAGGTCGAAGCCGGCCTGGGGCGGGGAGCGCGCATCGAGCGTGGGGAAAAAGGCACTGGCGTGCGGCGTTTCCGGGAAGCCATGCAATGGTTGCTCGCAGACGCCCGCCGCGGTGTCGAGATTCAGCGTTACAAAGGTCTGGGAGAGATGAACCCGGAGCAGCTCTGGGAAACCACCATGAATGCCGAGAATCGGCGCCTGGTGCGGGTGGATGTGGAAGATGCCATTGCCGCCGACGAGGTCTTTTCCATGCTCATGGGGGATGCCGTCGAGCCGCGCCGACGCTTCATCGAAGAGAATGCCCGCTATGTCTCGCGACTCGACATCTAAGCACAGGGAAAGGCAAAATGTCCGGCTTCGGCCGGCGGGGAAAGCAGGGAGTACCTTTTTTGAAGCTGAGTGATTTCGCATTTTCAAACTATCTGCAGGCGGAGACGACGCAAGCGCTGGATGCCGCCTTTCTCGATGCACTGCGGCAACGGGACGCGAATCTGGCGCAACGCCTGCTCGATCATCGCGCCGGGCGCACCGCACAGGACGGCCAAGAACGCAGTGAATTGTTGCTTGCGCTTGCACCGCATCTGGAAAATTTCCTCGTCGAGTTTTTTGCCATTGCCGATGCCAACCAAGCCCTGCAGAGCAAGATCCGTGATCAGGATGTGGTCATGGACTTCAAAAAGCAGTTCGTACTGCGCCGGGGTCGCCGCTTTCGCGGTGAATTCTCCGCCAGCTTTGCCGATCTCCAGACTTGGCTGGATCAGCAGATTCATGCCAGCGGTCTGCCCGCCGACGACCGCGAGTGGTCGATTGCCCGCCTGGGCATGGGCTGGTTGGCTGACGAGGCCGCATATGCCGAGTCCATCGAGCGCCTCACCCAGTGGTGTGCCCTGGCCCTGAGCGATCCATTGGCCAAGCTTGCAGTACAGGGCTGGTCGAGTTTTCGCTTGCCGGAACGCATGGATCACGAGCATCTCGTCCCGCTGCAGCACTTTGCCGAACGTCCCGATCATCCCCTGGCGGCTGATCCCGCGCAGTGGCGCCGGCGCGATGCCTTCCATCTCACCGATCTGCGCATGGACCTGCGCAGCGCGCAGAGCGAGGTGCATTACTGCCTCTACTGTCACGACCACGATGGCGACTTCTGCTCCCGTGGCTTCCCCGAGAAAAAGGGCGTGCCGGAGTTGGGCTTCAAGGTCGATCCCCTCGGCGTGACCCTGACCGGCTGCCCGCTGGAAGAAAAGATCTCCGAGATGCAGATCCTGCGCCGGGATGGCTTCAGTATTGCGGCGCTGGCAATGATCATGGTCGACAATCCCATGGTGCCGGCCACCGGCCATCGCATCTGTAATGACTGCATGAAGGGTTGCGTCTACCAGAAACAGGACCCGGTCAACATTCCCCAGGTGGAAACCCGCATCCTCACCGATGTGCTGGAGCTGCCCCTGGGCGTGGAGATCTATGATCTGCTGACGCGTTGGAATCCCTTGCGCCGGGAACAGTACAGCGCGGCCAGCGACAACGGTCGCAAGGTCCTGGTAGCCGGCATGGGGCCGGCCGGCTTCACCATGGCGCACCACCTCCTGCAGGCGGGGTGTACCGTGGTCGGGGTCGATGGGCTCAAGATCGAGCCCTTGCCGGAGTCCTTGTTGACGGCGCCGGTGCGGGATTGGGATGCCCTGCAGGAAGACCTCGACGAGCGCATCCTCCTGGGTTTTGGCGGCGTTGCCGAGTACGGCATCACCGTGCGCTGGGACAAGAATTTCCTCAAACTGATCTACCTGAGCCTGCTGCGCCGCCCGGGCTTCCAGATTTTTGGCGGCGTGCGCCTTGGCGGCACCCTACGTCTGGAAGATGCCTGGGACCTGGGCTTCGATCATGTCTGCCTGGCTACCGGCGCTGGCCTGCCCCGTGTCCTGTCCCTGCCCGGCAGCCTCGCCCGCGGTATGCGTCAGGCCAGCGATTTTCTCATGGCCTTGCAGCTCACCGGGGCGGGGAAGGAAAGCAGTCTCGCCAACCTGCAGGTGCGTCTGCCCGCGGTGGTCATTGGCGGTGGTCTGACGGCAGTGGATACCGCCACCGAAGTCCAGGCCTACTATATCCGCCAGGTGGAAAAAGTCCTGGCCCGTTACGAAGTCCTGTTGGCGGAAATGGGTGAGGAGAAGCTGCGTGCGGGGTTATCCGCGGAAGATGCCGGCATCCTCGACGAATTCCTCGCCCACGGACGCGCGGTACGGGCCGAGCGGCAGCGCGCTGCCGCTGCTGGTGAGGCGCCCAATTTCATTCCCCTGCTGCACGCCTGGGGTGGTGTCACCCTGGCCTACCGCAAGGGCATGCGCCAGTCCCCGGCCTATACCCGTAACCACGAAGAACTCATCAAGGCGATGCAGGAAGGACTCTTCTATCAGGAAGGCGTCGATCCCCTGCGCGCCGAGCTCGATTCCTACGGGCATGTGCAAAGCATGGTCTTTCGCAAGCTGCGGGAGGAAGAGGGCCGTTGGGTGGCGACGGGTGAAGAGCTCTGTCTGCCTGCGCGCGGGGTTTTCGTTGCCGCCGGAACGGTGCCAAATACCATCTACGAGCGGGAATATCCGGGTACGCTGCAGCTCGATGGCGACCATTTCCAGCCCTATCTCGCCCATGGCGACCGCAGTATGCAGGCGGTGCAGGTGGCAGAGCACTGTAAGGCGCCGGAGCCGGGTCCCTTCACTTCCTACCACGATGCGCTTGGGCATCGGGTGAGCTTTATCGGCGATACCCATCCGGTGTATCACGGCAGTGTGG
This sequence is a window from Acidithiobacillus sp. AMEEHan. Protein-coding genes within it:
- the hemL gene encoding glutamate-1-semialdehyde 2,1-aminomutase, which gives rise to MTSNAELFSASQRRIPGGVNSPVRAFRGVGGDPLFIARAEGPYLWDVEGHRYIDYVGSWGPMIHGHAHPEILAAVAAEMQKGLSFGAPTAIELELAETVCALMPNIEMLRMTCSGTEAVMTAIRLARGYSGRERIIKFEGNYHGHSDSLLVKAGSGALTLGQPSSAGVPVELSRETLVLPYNDLDAVAAVMREQGDQIATIIVEPIAGNMGCVPPLPGFLEGLRSLCDTHGSLLILDEVMTGFRVAPGGAQELYGIRPDITTLGKIIGGGLPVGAVGGSRKIMETLAPNGPVYQAGTLAGNPLAMAAGLRTLQLLQEPGFHHRLATQTEKLCSGLARVAAEAEIPLFITQVPGMLGLFFTEGPVQTFQDVMAADRERYGRFFHFLLAEGVYLAPSAYEAGFLSSAHDDPIIDSTISAARKALQQL
- the thiE gene encoding thiamine phosphate synthase, with translation MTRERIRGLYGITDGRLQGEALLETTEIALRAGLRLLQYRDKTLEDARRIQEAAALLALCRAYDALLVINDDPRLTRRVGATAIHVGEEDPGIDDLRAFLGPKVLIGVSCYNDLERARRLAATGADYLAFGAVYPSPTKPKARHADLSLFRAARPLGLPLVAIGGITQDTMAEVAAAGADAAAVISALFGAADVAAAVQCLQAPFLWHREERHHDQ
- a CDS encoding hydroxymethylpyrimidine/phosphomethylpyrimidine kinase, which gives rise to MPCPAPLSRPVVLSIAGADPSSGAGLQADLLTGAAMGVHVCTALTAWTVQDSRGVLRVQTLDASDTRAQVETLLADFSVAAVKIGLIGSLPMAEMLRDVLLVRSDLPLVIDPIWRAGGGQELADAALRDFLREELLPLARIATPNLPEALQLTGADTADRAARDWPGDWLLISDGHGAAAQLDNRLYLRGKLAACYPQPRLPGSYHGTGCTLSTGIAAGLACGQSVPDAVAVSLAFTHAAVAKAYRAGHGQFFPDRWAARP
- a CDS encoding SDR family oxidoreductase, translating into MNPFSASRRPAGAIVITGAGSGIGAALARCYARPGQSFLLLGRRQASLAQVASELRQQGADVELATVDVRDPEALARIAADFAKRHGPIALLIANAGISVGSSCELAEDCAIFADVIGTNLLGMHYSIAAFLPYLPAQAQVVGIGSVAGFRGLPGAAAYAASKAAVAVYLESLRLDLRARRISVTCIAPGFIDTPMTADNPYPMPWLMDVQRAARKMRRSIDRRRRLVVMPWQMACLSLALRIMPSFLYERLWPQRLASKPRRSDSFSTKKE
- the dnaA gene encoding chromosomal replication initiator protein DnaA; amino-acid sequence: MSKETASQDGVALWSALSVRMEMLLSPQQYNTWLRPLQAELHAEELLLLAPNSFVRDRVQNHYRELLEKELNEILPGLCLRVALHQSPAPISEEKPASAPERRAHGHHLNSGFTFQAYVEGKSNQLAVAAARQVAEHPGKSYNPLYIYGGVGLGKTHLMHAVGNEILRNNPQAKILYISSEGFIMDMVRALQHNSTAEFKQRYRKLDALLIDDIQFFANKDRTQEEFFHTFNALFDSGHQIIITCDRYPKEVEGLEERLQSRFGWGLTVAIEPHDLETRMAIVLCKAEEAGIELPQEVAFFIAEKIRSHVRELEGALRRVIAHVNFTRKPYSVETAKAALRDLIDVQKRMISLDNIQKVVADYFHIRGSEMQSKRRSRNIARPRQMAMALTKELTSHSLPEIGEAFGGRDHTTVLHACRQIEKLRQSDPQVAEDYNNILRVLGG
- the dnaN gene encoding DNA polymerase III subunit beta, with product MKLRVQKDEILPLLAATANIANRRPVQPILSHLLLRSTERGLQLIASDGEIQLRTELELKVEEGGQTAIPARKLYDICRTLVDGSEIFLHKDGERLTLRSGSARFTLPTLPAQDFPIMEERAARISGNCDGEDFQQALAAAATAMAHNDTRYFLNGVFVEIGEQKMRLVATDGHRLARVEIPFAHSSDAAPYQGILPRKTVLELLRIVGSGDVAWSFDEQGCRMQQEAQEFASRLVDANYPDYRRVIPVGQFTQCIIDRPTLKTALQQIDVIASDKNPVCTLQFQPENLVLRSRNEEQEEGEISVPAVLHGEATEIAFNTRYLLDAQNIFASDELLIQVRDSSSSALIRSQESDNPLYIVMPIRL
- the recF gene encoding DNA replication/repair protein RecF (All proteins in this family for which functions are known are DNA-binding proteins that assist the filamentation of RecA onto DNA for the initiation of recombination or recombinational repair.), with amino-acid sequence MPIVELQIENLRSICHLSLRPQPGWNWLIGANGVGKSTVLEALHLLATGQSWRRGQRQLIRDGAAHYRLGARLSDSLAAFIGMRWQGEEREIARDGERIRSAWELLDALPLQAWHEGNAHFVSGTAEERRRILDWGLYYADRRYGVSLREYRQALRQRNAALRQGLPPEAWNTALIRLGNHIQEQRSSHIAALQAQFQRIWAASPQADQPVDFVLHPGWTGDLAEALERDRSIDQQFAYTHSGAHRARLQFRVQRQVAAEQLSRGQLRLLGIAFRLAQIAVQRDAGAALPVILIDDFAAELDSCARRWWMQELQALQTQIFAAGTESPAEPGGTIFHLHAGRLIEEMQ